Proteins found in one bacterium genomic segment:
- a CDS encoding cytochrome c: protein MRKGLILIGGMAVAAWMISALPADAADAAAGKAKYQQFCAACHGLTGKGDGPAAGSLNPKPRDHTDKAYMKTLSDEQLFKITKLGGPAVGKAPTMPPWGGALQDADIRNVIAYIRSLAK, encoded by the coding sequence ATGCGGAAAGGATTGATTCTGATTGGAGGGATGGCCGTAGCCGCCTGGATGATTTCGGCCTTGCCAGCCGATGCGGCGGATGCGGCGGCCGGCAAGGCGAAGTACCAGCAGTTTTGCGCCGCTTGCCACGGCCTGACCGGAAAAGGGGACGGGCCCGCCGCGGGTTCCCTGAATCCGAAGCCCCGCGATCATACAGATAAGGCATACATGAAGACGCTCTCCGATGAGCAACTCTTCAAGATCACCAAACTGGGCGGGCCGGCCGTCGGGAAAGCCCCCACCATGCCGCCCTGGGGCGGTGCGCTTCAAGACGCCGACATTCGCAATGTCATTGCCTATATTCGATCCTTGGCGAAGTAG